The region ACATTAAGAGGCCTCGTGTAATGGAAGGGTTGCAATGGAGCAAAGCAGGAACGCGAACATGTAGATAAAATAAATTTGAGGGGAAAACAGCCCTGAATCTGCGCAACTTTGTTTAAATCATCAGTGCTTTCTCGCTCTGGGTCAGATAAACAGCCTCTCCAGACTGACTGGCAGGCGAGCGTTCCACTTCGCTTTGAACCTGGGAAACATTTTAACCTTTCACTCACTCAGTGAGGGCTGCGCTACAGTGCTACATTTCATCAAAAGCATCTGTAACGTGTTAATCAGACTGTCACAGCTCAAGGGCCCAAGCCCAGCTCTTCTTGCATGCAAATCTGAAAGGAGTACGCAATGTTAAAACAATCATTTATTGTTTCAACCTCAAAAAGTAAGCAACGCTGGTCATTTCTGAGCTCGTTAAACTCCAGCAGTAAATCTGCAACAGCACAAACACTGATTATATGTGTATTAAACTCTACCTGTATGTGACTGCGAGGAGCAGGCACTGTAAAACGTGGTGTTTAAGCATGACCAGGTAGCCTGAACCTAATCTTCTGAGTTCACTGAACTCAGATAACAAgttaacaacagcaaaacacagATTACAGACACAGTGGTTACCTGAACACCAGTAAACTGACGCTGACTTGACAAAAGAGGGAATGTTGCCGTTGATTTTGTCCCAAAGGACATTCACCAGTACATCTGCATCTCCAATATGCCTACAGCTTTCAGTCCACAACAAAACCCACACATTTCCAGAGCACTGTAGCCCAGTTCACAACCTACAGACTGCAGGCCTATGCACGCGTCAACACCCTCTTCCCACTCATACACTGCCCCACTGACCCTCCTGAGAAGCAGGTCCTCTTTATGATATGTCCaggaaaaatgtagaaaagGAGATGACTAGGCAGGTTAGGTTTTTAGGAATGGAGATTTGCAGGTTTGCAAGGACCCTGAGCGATAAAGTCAACGCTTCATGAAGAAACACAGCACTGGCAGCACAGCCTTTCTGAAAAGCAGCGCTTTATTTGCTCCCTGTCTCACGGACTCTGCAGCAGTTTCCCCTTAATCCTGCTCACGGGGACCCACTGCCCTTCCCAGCTCACCCGATCTATTTAAAGCCAGCAATGGTTTAAGTCATGCAGCTCGGAGGCACCGGGCTGGAGGTCTTACCTGGCCCACAGAGCCTGCTGTAATGGTACGGGTTGCAGCACACCAGTGGCCCGTCCTGCGCACCGAAGCTCTTGCACTCGCAGAGCGCTTTGAGCTGCGCCGCGTGCTGCACGTCTGCCCAGCGGTACAGTCTGCAGAGCAGCAGCTGCGGCGGCGGCGCGCCGTGACCGGCCGCGCGCAGCTCGGCGCGCGCCACCAGCACGCACTCGCTGGGCACGCCGCCGCCGGACTCCACGGCCTCGAGCAGCGCGTGCAACGTCTTCTCCTTCAGCCGCTTGAGCAGCGCGTACGTAGCGCTCTTGAGCTCGTGCTCGGGAGCCTTATTGGCCTCGCCGAGGCGGCACGAGCTCGAGCTGGGGCTCGCGCTACCTGCGTCCCTTTCCCCGCCGTCTCCTCCGTCccactctcctcctcctccaatCGAACGCTCTTTAAACAAGCAGCACGTGACGGCTCTGCAGTCTCCGTCCCCGGCTTCCCCAAAACCACCACCGTCCACGCTCGCGCTCAAAGCTCCCGGCTCCGTCTTGGCGACGTCGTCCGCGCGCCGCTCGCCGGCCAGTCCCCCGCCGCCGCCGTCCCGCGAGCCCCCCTCACCGTCACCTCCTCCTCCGCCGCCACCCCCCCTCCTGCCATCCCCGTCGCCCCCGTCTTTATCCGGAACCAAACGGCTTCGCCAGAGTCGCCGCACGAGACCTGAGCGTTTCGTCCTGAACATACGACAACTTCGAGCCCCCTCTCGGCGCGCTTTCcgtttcttctcctcctcctttcgcTTCTTCGTCGTCTTCTTCGCCTCTTTCGTTTCCCGTTCAGTCCTGTTCGCACCTCCGCGCTTTAGACCCGCGTCGGAGCCTCATCCACGGTCGCTGTCGAGCGCCGTGCGGGCGACGCGCAGCTGAGCTGGAGGCAGAACCGCCACAACATGAGTTTGGAAGGCGCCGCGGTGGCTCGCATTTAAAACAGAGCTGCGGCTGCGGCTGCGGAAACGAGGCGCGAGGCGCACGAGAAAGCCGCGCAGAAATCAAAATGCATTCAGCTGTGGCCGCTGCGTGACAGACCCTGCAGAAACGCGAACTCGGCGCGCTGCTTTTCTGCGCTCCCGGGACAGTTTAGGGCGAAGCGGCCGAGCGCAGAGCTAAAAGCGCCGCCTGTCAGAGCCCCGTAACCCCGCGCACCGAGGAACAGCTCGCTCGCTCGCGGCCACTCTTTCACATCCACTCTGCGGAGGCATGAATGAAGCTTAAATtccacagataaaaaaaaatccccagtCCAGTTAAAGTAGTCCAGAAGTATCCGCTCGTGGTGGCGTCTGTAAGCGTCCGGGATTTCAGGGGGGGAAAAAGCACAAATCCGCGAACGACGGCGCAGCTCCCGGTTCCTCGCTCAGACCTGGTCAAACTGCAACCCAGTTCTCTGCCTTTCTCCCGTTTCTctcccctttttctttttttcttctctcccgctgacacacacacacacacacacacacacacacacacacacacatacgcacgcacgcacgcgggGCCCCCGAGGAGAGCGGTGGAGCCATTGGCTGCCTACCATCATGTGCTAGTCTAGACACTTTGGCGGCTCGGAGCTGCACTGATTGTTGCGCAAACAAGGTTTCAAGTTTCTGAACTCTTAAAGGAGAAACAGCCATCCATCTCGATCTCTCTGCTCTGCCTTAGAGAGGAGAGAGTCCTCCGCTCCCGCGAGCTCGCGCCTGGGGAGACGGTCACCGAGCTTAAGCCGTTCTTACAGTAACTTTTTTAAGCGTAAGTTTAACGCGGGCCGGATTTGGGAGTTTGTGTGTGGAAGGATGGCTTTGTAAAACCTGGAGAACAGTGATGCTTGTTGAAGCACCCCGGCGTTCCTATAATGCTCTGTATGTAGTATATATGTGGGAATCTAGTATGTTAGTCAGAATTGCGGTCGAGAAATCTCCTTTTTTTCTCGAATGGTCAGTCAGTGAACATAATGCAACGTGTAAACGCGTTAAAGCAGAAGGCAGAGTGACCCGTCAGCGTGTCACTTCTCCGTTTTCTCCTCAAAGTTGCTGGAGTCGGTCCCCTCACTCTGAAAAGAGGGACGAAGTGAAAAAAGGGGGAATCCCAGGTTTAGGAAGCCCCTTAAGTGTCGCCCTGTCATCTCCTTTCACGCACACACCGAGACTTGATTTTAAATGGGCAACATAGCAGAGGTTCACCATGCTTATTACGTTTTAATTACATGATaataacatcaaaataaaaagaaatggttACGTGGAAGACTGAATCAGCCTAATTTGGACTTTCGTAAAGACATAAAAATAGAAACCTTATCCAGATGTCAAATTTAGTCATTGATTTAAgtaaaaatgagttttttttccctccgcACTGTTTTGTCCAGCACGTGAAGGGTTAACCGCTCTGAGCGCAGGCCCCGCCCCCCCCTGTGTACTCTCTCACTCAAAGTAGCAAAAGTTCAGATTCGAGCGCTGCTCATTGGCTCCGCGGGCTTTACGACACGCCCCCGAAGccgctgattggctgagagggggagaaaaaacCGCTGCAAATAGACGCGCCCACCGTTGTTGAGTTTGACAGTGAATGAAATAAATTTCCCATTTTCCCGGCAGGATGCCAAGAGGCAGCGCGCTGTGTTTGACACGCTTCTTCTGGAGGAAGCTATGTAAATACTGCCCTGACAATGGCGCTGTGTTGACAGTCTTATTTATCAGGTGATCAGGACGTGAAATGAAGCTGTGGGAGAAAGACTCTGAGCGGCTCACACAAACCAGCGGCCCTGCGACTGAAGAGCTGAGCTTGGCGTTCAGGTTGAGCCGTTGTTCATTGAGGAGTTACAACCCAAATGCTACTGGTGCTGTTCAGGCAGCTCACAGCAGGGCATAACTAGTGTGAGACATACACTATAACAATAACAGCTCGTCATTTTCACAGAAGTGATATAGATCACACCGACACTCTCTGCCTTTCAGTTTtgaagtcatttacatatttaatttaaatccACTGCATCACTTTTACAGTATATTAAAGTAGAGGTAATAATCACACCCCCGGCTGTGTCAGGCAGAGTGGTGTTTTCCAGTGAGTGGGGTGGAATCAGGTTTCTCTGGCAGGTTCACagaggttagagagagagagagagagagagagagagagacagcatggACCCCTCATGACCGCTCTGTGTTCTAGGCACCTGTTGCAAATGCATACCCTTTTGTAATTCAATCACACGTCAGGCAGGGCAAAGAAAACAGTTATTGCACCTCTGTGATTCAAGTTAAATCATTCTCACTCTTTTCAGCGAAGCATGAAACAAACGTCTTACTGAAGCATGATAATAATACCCATTTCCACCAAATAACAACACGTAGTTTAGGCTGTATATCTGAAATGCAGTCCTCTGTTTCTGCTTAAGACTCACCTGAGGTCAGCAGGGCCTACAGAGCTTTGATTACCCGTCACAGCTCTGGCTGTGtcatgaacagaccaaaaatcTGGACAAACTGGGGACCTCAAGGACTGGGCTGAGTACATCTGGCATGgacagaaaacagtgaaaatggccCGGTCCGTTGAGTTATACTCTTAATATTTAggtgattaataaaaatatatttaaatctaaaagtatttttttggGTATGATAAATGTTTTGGAAAACCAGCAAACCGATGTGATTTTGTAgcgtttaaaataaaaaaaagcctcaagaaacaaatattttcttaaaaaagTAGAAACACATGAGAGGCGTTGTGTTACAGACATTAAACCACAGATAAGCATTGTTACAGATAATGGAAAGCTTTTAGAAAACAGCACACTGAAGAGTAATAGATTTTTCACTATTCTAAAATAATATACCATTCCATTATTCAATTAAGTAATTATGTTCAATACATAATTTAATTTATCATTAATTGTAGTAATACATTTTTCTCTGAAGTAATGCAGTTAACAGTAGAAATGCAATAAAGATGATTCCAAGTGAATCACACGTCACGTAGTGTAGTATCGTGTAGCACCCTGTAGCATATAACATAAAACACAGCTGTACCACATGGTTTTACCTACTCATATAAACTTGATGGAGAAAAATTTTCTACGAAATATAGTGAATTCATGATGTTTGGGGTCAGCCATTGTGTGAAATATCCCATGGTATTGAGGGGGTCATACTGGCTGGGTACGTTGACAGGCTTCTAACTCAATCACCATAGCAGCGCTGATACTAGCTtcagttgaaataaaatgtataacaaTTCTTCTTTTGGAACTGTTCTTCTATAGTTTAGTAATGTGGTCTTCCACACATTCATTGAGATCTTACACATCCCTTTTGTCTTTGGTTTGAAAGATGAGTCACAATTCACTCTTCACACCAAAGTATTGGGAAATTGAGGAcgttttcatatttaaaaatatgcttataaagtttttcagaggtgcCCCAGGCATAGTTGCAGTTGCTAGGCTATGGAGGACCAAATGGGTGAACCAGTTGTTAGAGTGTCACcgtgaggcagaccagtgctacATGTCTAGTTATGAATAGCAAAAACAGAAGGTCACCTTCACCGTGGGTGAAGCAGCTTAGCAATGACCTGTACCTGAATTTATGTTTGAACACCTATTTTGAGATTGTTATAAGAATATTATGCATTCAGGGACAGCAAGGCGTTAATTAGAGGGTCTCAGACCCTCCAGTACTCATCAAAAACTCATCAAACTCATCCACTAACTCATCAAAAACTCATCAAACTCATCCACTAACTCATCAAAAACTCACTGTTTCCAAGCTTAAAGATGCAGAGCGACAAAAGGCTGCTAACATTGACTGAGGTTGCAGATCATTAGTGTTTGCCTGTTTATCTTAAAAATAGCCTAACTGCCTTTCTTAGTGTGAATTTCAAGTCTCAGTGTGTTGTTTGTGGACTGGTTCTGACTTTAAATTCATAGTGATAATAAAATGCTGAGTGGCATGCTGTGCCACCTGCTGGGAGTTGGTGAGCGTTGGCGTGTGTCAACACTGGTGGCAATATCTACACCTTCACTGAACACAACAGTGCCAAACGTTTGATGCCGCCAATTTGTTTTGTATAACTTTGTATAAATCTTGTATAAAAGCTGTATAACATGCCATGTTATTATAGCGTTTGGTTGAGATGTGCAGCTATATATTTGCCTATATGCAGTTTTTTACAGCAGCTTTAAACAGAGCGATGATTTTGGCATTGACCACAATGTGTCTCAATTTCTATGTCAGGCCAATGAATGAAAAGAGGGTTATTTTAAAGAAGCATTATTTAAGGTGTACGTAGATCTTAGCAGCTGTATTTGACCTAAAGAAGACATTAGCGGTCTGTTTGCAGTTGATCCCTGCAACCATGTTACTAATACCATGTTGCAGGTACACTGGGGCTCAGTTTCCCTGGCCTTAGCATAGACTAGAAAGAATTTCCAGTGGTGATTCACCACTGGACCTGCAATTTGGTCCAAGACTAGAGTTAATCTATGTCCAGGAAACTGGCTCTGGATGTTCTGTGGCTCAATACTGAAGCAAATAATTCAGcttataaaaaaagtaatgGATTAGACTTGAGAAGGGATACGgttgaagaaagaaaaggggtTTGATCCCTCATCTTCCAGTGCCCCCTTCACTCCGCTGAGCCCTAATGTGTGTTGcatgtgtgaaagtgtgtaaGAAAAGAGCTCTTCAAAGCAGAGGAGGTAATAGAGTTGGAGTTGGCTGAAAACAGGGCCCAGCTGTTCTCACAGGCAACCCCCCACCTTACACAGTGACTGCTGGAGTGGACTGTCCACCCCCTTGGAGACCACTGGGTAATAACACGGTGGTCACAGCAGCTCAGAGGCAGAGGATAGcaaatcaaattaaacacaACGGAGATACGTGAAGACAAGAGCTGCAAGAACCAGCAAGAAAAGCGGCATCTGGAGATATAGTAATGCCCTGCTTCAGCATGATggcacagctgaaacataaactGGCTTTGATCAGTCACAGGGAGTCCTTCCAGCAGCAGATTGAAGACACTCAGAGGTGCATAAACCTCGTATACTGAAGCAGCCAGTCACTCAAGAGCTGTTCGTAACATTCAGCCCAATGACCAACTCAAGGTCAGTTTTAATCACGGTTGTGTTTAAACTCCTAAAAATGAATCTGGTTCTTTAGAGTGAAGCCTTAGAAGAATTCACCTTTGGTTGGCTAAAAAATGTTTAGTGCGAACAGGCATTGTAAattagtatatatagtatataatatgttttaatacacacttctataaccaaaGAATAACTCAGACACTTTGCACTGAAGTGCTTATAGTTACTGAACACTTTTTCATAGAACCATATGTCCAGTTGGAGAACTTTTATTATTGACAGTGCCGTCAGGtatgcagtactgtgcgaaagttttaggcatctaagcaaatttttaaacacttgacctcagcagtgagttcatcacaatatacattagaataaaatcgttcataattcaaataaacagaaaaacaataaaaagcagcaagaatttcttgggtccattttatcctggacaccttcacagccgccacagagactcgttaatatcatcaattacatcatgagctcaatttactgagcactgattggtcaaaccaggagctgctttttaactacatataatactgggcttcctcgaggagcggcttggagatgggtaaacaaacacactgacatcaaGGAGATTTGTTttagaaatgtatatatatatatatatatatatatttattgatttatctatttatttatttatttattaattaacacGTTTCtcagcaaaaaaacacaaactacacaaataaatagattttgaaaatgtgtttttggtgcctaagacttttgcacagtactgtaaatgcaAATCAAacttttgtgctgttttgatAAATATTTTGCCTAAAAAAGTAATTCTTCAGCTGAAATATACGTTCATTAGGCATATATATTAAGCATATATTACTCTGTGGAAAAGAATGGCCACTTTTGATTGAGTTGGCAGAGGGACAGGCTGTAGGACAAAGCCTTTGTTTGAGGAAAATCAGCacagggacagaaagagagaagcaaaacaacaataaaatgcaCCGGTCTGTGACAGCAGCCATATATTCAAAGGCCAGGAGGCATTCATTCTCCATAAGGAAATTggaagtgtgtatgtgagtggggggtgggggtcgggggggggggtgtatggaCTGGACAGATACTAATGAGAAACAGGCACATACACTTAGTCTGGTGGACACTATGCAAGTGGAGGACACTGGATTTGTGGGGATTCTACAGCTAGATCCTCAGTCCTCCACACACTGTGGCAGATAACCAAGAGACCAAGAGATCCGATTGCCCTGAGCTTCATCTTTTTATCATAGCTAACCCCAGCCTTAGCCCTAACCTGCACCATTCATAATAATTTTCTTATTGGATCATTCATACAAATTCCTTCATATTTACATTTCGGAGGCCCTCGTGTCCTGTTTGATTTAGCCATGCTTTGTTCTGTCGCTTACAGAATAGCAAAGCAGTAGCATTTCTTTCCTTGGCGCAGCCATTCTGTTCCCTATAAATACCATAACAACTCAGGCATGTTTGTATCATGAGACTGTGAGAACACTGTGAAGAGCAGCAAAGGAGACAgggaagaagaggagagagagagagagagagagagagagagagagagaggggggcacacaaagggaaagaaaagagagatggtTAAATCGTTAATTGGAGGCAATTTGATTCATTTGGTTGTGTTGGAGACGGGCAGTCCAGGCAGACGGGGCCCAAGGCAGCGTGTGTGTCATCTT is a window of Pygocentrus nattereri isolate fPygNat1 chromosome 7, fPygNat1.pri, whole genome shotgun sequence DNA encoding:
- the smad6b gene encoding mothers against decapentaplegic homolog 6b; the encoded protein is MFRTKRSGLVRRLWRSRLVPDKDGGDGDGRRGGGGGGGGDGEGGSRDGGGGGLAGERRADDVAKTEPGALSASVDGGGFGEAGDGDCRAVTCCLFKERSIGGGGEWDGGDGGERDAGSASPSSSSCRLGEANKAPEHELKSATYALLKRLKEKTLHALLEAVESGGGVPSECVLVARAELRAAGHGAPPPQLLLCRLYRWADVQHAAQLKALCECKSFGAQDGPLVCCNPYHYSRLCGPESPPPPYSRLSPSDEHKPLDLSDSTLSYTETEAASSPNITQGEFSDASLSPDAPKQMHWCSVAYWEHRTRVGRLYPVYEPSVSIFYDLPQGTGFCLGQLSGERRSGTAQRTRGKIGYGLLLSKEPDGVWAYNRSQHPIFVNSPTLEAGPAARGLLVVRKVMPGYSIKVFDYERSALLLRQGAEPALPDGPYDPNSVRISFAKGWGPCYSRQFITSCPCWLEILLNNHR